In Streptomyces liangshanensis, the DNA window GCGGCGGGCGCGGCGCCGGTCACGACGTCCAGGTCCGGCACGCCGAGCGCGCGCGCGTTGCGGCCGATGCGCTCGGCCCGTACCGGGTCACGTTCCACGGACACCGCCCGGCAGGAACGGTTCGTCCGCATCCACTCGACGGCGATCGACCCCGACCCGCCGCCGACATCCCACAGAAGCTCGCCGGGCGCGGGCGCCAGCGCGCCGAGGGTGGCGGCGCGGACATGCCGTTTGGTGAGCTGGCCGTCGTGTTCGTACACATGATCAGGAAGGCCTGGTACGGCTCCGACACGCGGCGTGCCCGCGTCCCTCAGGCACTCCACCGCGACGACGTTGAGCGGGTCGCCGGCCGGCCGCGCCCAGTCGTGCGCGGTGCCGGCGGTGTGGCGTTCCCGGTCGCCGCCGAGTTGTTCGAGGACGTGCATCCGGCTGGACCCGTACCCGCGGTCGCGGAGCAGCGCGGCGATCTCGGCGGGGGTGGCGGCGCCCGCGCTGAGGACCAGGATCCGGCGGCCGTCGTGGAGCGCGGCCGCCAGGCGCGCGGCGGGGCGGCCGACGAGGGTGACGACCTCGGTGTCCTCCACGGGCCAGCCGAGGCGGGCGCACGCGTACGACACCGACGAGGGGTGGGGCAGGATCCGCAGGGCCGCCGCCCCGGCCTCCTGGGAGAGGGCGCGGCCGATGCCGTAGAACATCGGGTCGCCGCTGGCCAGCACGGAGATCCGGCGTCCCGCGTGTGCGGCGAGCAGCCGGGGGACGGCGGGCCGCAGGGGCGAGGGCCAGGCCACCCGCTCGCCGGCGCACTCCTCGGGGAGGAGGTCCAACTGCCGGGGCCCGCCGATGAGTACGTCGGCGTCGCGCAGCGCGTCCTTGGACACGGCGGACAGCCCGTGCCAGCCGTCGGCGCCGATCCCGACCACGCACACGGGCGGCGCGGAGGGCTCCTGCGGCGTGGACGCGGGGGCTGCGGGGCTCACTACGGCACCTCTGAGCTGGGGGAAAGACCGAACTGGCACTCTAGCGAAGCGCCCCTCGGGGGCCACGGGCACCCTGCGCGGAGCACGGCGGGGGCACTGCGGGGGCACGGCGGTCCCCCCCCCCCCCCCCCCCCCCCCCCCCCCCCGCCGCCGGTGCGGGCGTCACGCGCGGGCCGTGCTGAACTGGGGCGACCCCAGGAAGAAGGCAGAGCCGTATGACCACCACCCGGGTACTGCTGATCGCACCGGCCCTGAGCACGGCACTGCGCGAGGCCCGCTTCGGCGAGGCCGAGGAAGCACCGCACGACCAGGACCCCACGGCCACCGGCACCGGCACCGGCACCGGCACCGGCGGGCTGGACCCGGTCGGCCTTCGTCAGGCCGAAGCGGTCCGCGAACCCTTCCCCCGCCCGTCGCGACTCCACATCTCCCCCACCCGCCGCTGCCACGCCACCGCCCGCGCCCTCGGTCTCA includes these proteins:
- the cbiE gene encoding precorrin-6y C5,15-methyltransferase (decarboxylating) subunit CbiE, giving the protein MSPAAPASTPQEPSAPPVCVVGIGADGWHGLSAVSKDALRDADVLIGGPRQLDLLPEECAGERVAWPSPLRPAVPRLLAAHAGRRISVLASGDPMFYGIGRALSQEAGAAALRILPHPSSVSYACARLGWPVEDTEVVTLVGRPAARLAAALHDGRRILVLSAGAATPAEIAALLRDRGYGSSRMHVLEQLGGDRERHTAGTAHDWARPAGDPLNVVAVECLRDAGTPRVGAVPGLPDHVYEHDGQLTKRHVRAATLGALAPAPGELLWDVGGGSGSIAVEWMRTNRSCRAVSVERDPVRAERIGRNARALGVPDLDVVTGAAPAALAGLPVPDAVFVGGGLTAPGLLDACWAALPVGGRLVANTVTLESEALLARWYGRFGGELVRLAVAHAVPVGGFTGWRQAMPVTQWAVTKDGRGEPPAASAASPASAESVVWGEER